In a single window of the Streptomyces sp. NBC_00285 genome:
- a CDS encoding acyl-CoA dehydrogenase family protein, protein MRRTVFNEDHEAFRETLRAFIEAEVVPVYDEWFAAGQAPRDFYYKLAELGVFGIRVDDEFGGAGIDSYKFEAVMYEETARAGVQFGGSGVHVLLGLPYIKMLATDEQKKRFLPKFVSAEEMWALAMTEPGTGSDLAGMKTTAKLSEDGTHYVLNGSKTFITGGVHADRVIVCARTSAPTAEDRRFGISLFAVDTKSEGYSIGRKLDKLGLKTSDTAELAFVDVKVPVEDLLGEENKGFYYLGHNLASERWGIAFGAYAQAKAAVRFAKEYVQERTVFGKSVASFQNTKFELAACQAEVDAAEAVVDRALEALDAGELTPAEAASAKLFTTEVAHRVIDRCLQLHGGYGFMNEYPIARLYADNRVNRIYGGTSEIMKSIIAKDMGL, encoded by the coding sequence GTGCGCCGTACTGTGTTCAACGAGGACCACGAGGCGTTCCGGGAGACCCTGCGGGCCTTCATCGAGGCCGAGGTCGTCCCGGTCTACGACGAGTGGTTCGCGGCCGGCCAGGCGCCGCGCGACTTCTACTACAAGCTCGCCGAGCTCGGCGTCTTCGGCATCCGCGTAGACGATGAGTTCGGCGGCGCCGGCATCGACTCGTACAAGTTCGAAGCCGTGATGTACGAGGAGACCGCCCGCGCGGGTGTCCAGTTCGGCGGCTCCGGTGTGCACGTCCTGCTCGGACTGCCGTACATCAAGATGCTCGCCACCGACGAGCAGAAGAAGCGCTTCCTGCCGAAGTTCGTCTCCGCCGAGGAGATGTGGGCCCTCGCGATGACCGAGCCGGGCACCGGCTCCGACCTCGCGGGCATGAAGACCACCGCCAAGCTCTCCGAGGACGGCACGCACTACGTCCTCAACGGCTCCAAGACCTTCATCACCGGTGGCGTCCACGCCGACCGCGTGATCGTCTGCGCCCGCACCTCCGCGCCCACCGCCGAGGACCGCCGCTTCGGCATCTCCCTGTTCGCCGTGGACACCAAGTCCGAGGGCTACTCCATCGGCCGCAAGCTGGACAAGCTGGGCCTGAAGACCTCCGACACCGCCGAGCTCGCGTTCGTCGACGTCAAGGTCCCCGTCGAGGACCTCCTCGGCGAGGAGAACAAGGGCTTCTACTACCTCGGCCACAACCTCGCCTCCGAGCGCTGGGGCATCGCCTTCGGCGCCTACGCGCAGGCCAAGGCCGCCGTCCGGTTCGCCAAGGAGTACGTCCAGGAGCGCACCGTCTTCGGCAAGTCCGTTGCGTCCTTCCAGAACACCAAGTTCGAGCTGGCCGCCTGCCAGGCCGAGGTGGACGCCGCGGAAGCCGTCGTCGACCGCGCCCTCGAAGCCCTCGACGCCGGCGAGCTCACCCCCGCCGAGGCCGCCAGCGCCAAGCTGTTCACCACCGAGGTCGCGCACCGCGTCATCGACCGCTGCCTCCAGCTGCACGGCGGCTACGGCTTCATGAACGAGTACCCGATCGCCCGCCTGTACGCGGACAACCGCGTCAACCGCATCTACGGCGGCACCAGCGAGATCATGAAGTCGATCATCGCGAAGGACATGGGCCTGTAA
- a CDS encoding SACE_7040 family transcriptional regulator, with translation MATRTDAPTRREQILKEAARLFAERGFHGVGVDEIGAAVGISGPGLYRHFPGKDAMLAELLVGISGQLLTGGKRRVAEWGGDDPEALLDSLIEGHIDFALDDRPLITLHDRELDRLRDSDRKLVRQLQRQYVELWVEVVREVYPALAEPAARSAVHSVFGLLNSTPHLGRPGSLPGRGVTAELLHRMARGAFAAAGA, from the coding sequence ATGGCCACCAGAACCGACGCCCCCACCCGCCGCGAGCAGATCCTCAAGGAGGCCGCGCGGCTGTTCGCCGAGCGCGGGTTCCACGGCGTGGGTGTGGACGAGATAGGCGCCGCGGTCGGCATCAGCGGCCCCGGCCTCTACCGGCACTTCCCGGGCAAGGACGCGATGCTCGCGGAGCTGCTGGTGGGGATCAGCGGGCAGTTGCTGACGGGCGGGAAGCGGAGGGTGGCCGAGTGGGGTGGCGACGACCCGGAGGCGCTGCTGGACTCGCTGATCGAGGGCCACATCGACTTCGCCCTCGACGACCGTCCCCTCATCACCCTCCACGACCGTGAACTGGACCGCCTGCGCGACAGCGACCGCAAGCTGGTCCGGCAGCTCCAGCGGCAGTACGTCGAGCTGTGGGTGGAGGTGGTCCGCGAGGTCTACCCGGCCCTGGCCGAACCGGCGGCCCGTTCCGCGGTCCACTCGGTCTTCGGCCTGCTGAACTCGACCCCGCACCTGGGGCGGCCGGGGTCGCTGCCGGGGCGGGGAGTGACAGCCGAACTGCTGCACCGCATGGCCCGGGGAGCGTTCGCGGCGGCGGGGGCGTGA
- a CDS encoding carboxyl transferase domain-containing protein — translation MDQAPELTSAADPASEAWKANEEAHRALVEELRDKLAAARLGGGDRARARHTARGKLLPRDRVDGLLDPGSPFLELAPLAADGMYEGQAPAAGVIAGIGRVSGRECVVIANDATVKGGTYYPMTVKKHLRAQEVALDNRLPCIYLVDSGGAFLPMQDEVFPDREHFGRIFYNQARMSGAGIPQIAAVLGSCTAGGAYVPAMSDEAVIVRNQGTIFLGGPPLVKAATGEVVTAEELGGGEVHSRVSGVTDHLAEDDAHALRIVRNIAATLPARGPLPWSVRPAVEPKVDPYGLYGAVPTDSRTPYDVREIIARLVDGSRFAEFKAEFGQTLVTGFARIQGHPVGIVGNNGILFSESAQKGAHFIELCDQRGIPLLFLQNISGFMVGRDYEAGGIAKHGAKMVTAVACTRVPKLTVVVGGSYGAGNYSMCGRAYSPRFLWMWPNAKISVMGGEQAASVLATVKRDQLEARGETWPAEDEEAFKDPVRTQYERQGNAYYATARLWDDGVIDPLDTRQVLGLALTACANAPLGDPQFGVFRM, via the coding sequence ATGGATCAGGCACCCGAGCTGACGAGCGCGGCAGACCCCGCGTCGGAGGCCTGGAAGGCCAACGAGGAGGCCCACCGGGCCCTCGTGGAGGAGCTGCGCGACAAGCTCGCCGCGGCCCGGCTGGGCGGTGGGGACAGGGCCCGGGCCCGGCACACCGCGCGCGGCAAGCTGCTGCCACGGGACCGGGTGGACGGCCTGCTCGACCCCGGCTCGCCCTTCCTGGAGCTCGCCCCCCTCGCCGCCGACGGGATGTACGAAGGACAGGCCCCGGCCGCCGGGGTCATCGCCGGGATCGGGCGGGTCAGCGGGCGGGAGTGCGTCGTCATCGCCAACGACGCCACCGTCAAGGGCGGCACGTACTACCCGATGACCGTGAAGAAGCACCTGCGCGCCCAGGAGGTCGCGCTCGACAACCGGCTCCCCTGCATCTACCTCGTCGACTCCGGCGGCGCCTTCCTGCCCATGCAGGACGAGGTCTTCCCGGACCGCGAGCACTTCGGGCGGATCTTCTACAACCAGGCCCGGATGTCGGGGGCGGGCATCCCGCAGATCGCGGCCGTGCTCGGGTCGTGCACGGCCGGCGGCGCGTACGTCCCGGCGATGAGCGACGAGGCCGTCATCGTGCGGAACCAGGGCACGATCTTCCTCGGCGGTCCCCCGCTGGTGAAGGCCGCCACCGGCGAGGTCGTCACCGCGGAGGAGCTCGGCGGCGGCGAGGTGCACTCCCGGGTCTCCGGCGTCACCGACCACCTCGCCGAGGACGACGCCCACGCCCTGAGGATCGTGCGGAACATCGCCGCGACCCTTCCCGCGCGCGGGCCGCTGCCCTGGTCCGTCCGGCCCGCGGTGGAGCCCAAGGTGGACCCCTACGGCCTCTACGGCGCGGTCCCCACCGACTCCCGCACCCCCTACGACGTACGCGAGATCATCGCCCGCCTGGTCGACGGCTCCCGTTTCGCCGAGTTCAAGGCCGAGTTCGGGCAGACCCTGGTCACCGGCTTCGCCCGGATCCAGGGACATCCGGTGGGCATCGTCGGAAACAACGGCATCCTGTTCTCCGAATCGGCCCAGAAGGGCGCCCACTTCATCGAGCTGTGCGACCAGCGCGGCATTCCGCTGCTGTTCCTGCAGAACATCTCCGGCTTCATGGTCGGCAGGGACTACGAGGCGGGCGGCATCGCCAAGCACGGCGCCAAGATGGTGACGGCGGTCGCCTGCACGCGCGTGCCGAAGCTGACGGTGGTCGTCGGCGGTTCGTACGGCGCCGGGAACTACTCCATGTGCGGGCGGGCCTACTCCCCCCGGTTCCTGTGGATGTGGCCCAACGCCAAGATCTCCGTCATGGGCGGCGAACAGGCCGCGTCGGTCCTCGCGACCGTCAAGCGGGACCAGTTGGAGGCTCGCGGCGAGACGTGGCCCGCCGAGGACGAAGAAGCCTTCAAGGACCCGGTCCGCACCCAGTACGAGCGCCAGGGCAACGCCTACTACGCCACCGCCCGCCTGTGGGACGACGGGGTCATCGACCCGCTCGACACCCGGCAGGTGCTCGGCCTGGCCCTGACCGCATGCGCCAACGCGCCGCTGGGCGACCCCCAGTTCGGCGTCTTCCGGATGTGA
- a CDS encoding acetyl/propionyl/methylcrotonyl-CoA carboxylase subunit alpha: MFDTVLVANRGEIAVRVIRTLRALGVRSVAVFSDADADARHVREADTAVRLGPAPASESYLSVERLLEAAARTGAQAVHPGYGFLAENAAFARACADAGLVFIGPPADAIALMGDKIRAKETVQAAGVPVVPGGRDPDLAEAARELGPPVLLKPSAGGGGKGMRLVRDLTVLEEEIAAARREARTSFGDDTLLVERWVDRPRHIEIQVLADGHGNVIHLGERECSLQRRHQKVVEEAPSVLLDEGTRASMGEAAVQAARSCGYRGAGTVEFIVPGSDPSSYYFMEMNTRLQVEHPVTELVTGLDLVEWQLRVAAGERLPYGQEDVRLTGHAIEARVCAEDPARGFLPSGGTVLRLHEPQGDGVRTDSGLSEGTEVGSLYDPMLSKVIAYGPDRATALRRLRAALAETVTLGVQTNAGFLRRLLAHPAVVAGELDTGLVERVVDDLVSTDVPEEVYEAAAAVRLEALRPQEAGWTDPFSVPSGWRLGGFGKPVGFHLRVQEPVEYAPRGTHTVTAGQVTVTLDGVRRTFHHAGDWIGRDGDAWHVRDHDPVAASLTRSAHEGADSLTAPMPGTVTVVKVAVGDEVAAGQSLLVVEAMKMEHVIAAPHAGTVAELDVTPGTTVAMDQVLAVIAPHEEAAK, encoded by the coding sequence ATGTTTGACACAGTGCTTGTCGCCAACCGGGGCGAGATCGCGGTCCGCGTCATCCGCACCCTGCGCGCGCTGGGCGTGCGCTCGGTGGCCGTCTTCTCCGACGCGGACGCCGACGCGCGGCACGTCCGGGAGGCGGACACGGCGGTACGCCTGGGACCGGCACCGGCCTCGGAGAGCTATCTGTCCGTCGAGCGGCTCCTGGAGGCCGCCGCTCGTACCGGCGCCCAGGCCGTGCACCCTGGCTACGGCTTCCTCGCGGAGAACGCGGCCTTCGCGCGCGCGTGCGCCGACGCCGGGCTGGTCTTCATCGGACCCCCGGCGGACGCGATCGCCCTCATGGGCGACAAGATCCGCGCCAAGGAGACCGTGCAGGCTGCCGGAGTGCCCGTCGTACCCGGCGGCCGGGACCCCGATCTCGCCGAGGCCGCCCGCGAGTTGGGCCCTCCGGTGCTGCTGAAGCCCAGCGCGGGCGGCGGCGGCAAGGGCATGCGGCTGGTCCGTGACCTCACCGTCCTCGAAGAGGAGATCGCCGCCGCCCGCCGTGAGGCCCGCACCTCCTTCGGCGACGACACGCTGCTCGTGGAGCGGTGGGTGGACCGGCCCCGGCACATCGAGATCCAGGTACTGGCGGACGGCCACGGCAACGTGATCCACCTCGGCGAGCGCGAGTGCTCGTTGCAGCGGCGGCACCAGAAGGTCGTCGAGGAGGCCCCTTCGGTCCTGCTGGACGAGGGCACGCGCGCGTCCATGGGCGAGGCGGCGGTCCAGGCGGCCCGCTCCTGCGGCTACCGGGGCGCGGGCACGGTGGAGTTCATCGTCCCGGGCAGCGATCCGTCGTCGTACTACTTCATGGAGATGAACACCCGCCTCCAGGTCGAGCACCCGGTGACCGAGCTGGTGACCGGGCTGGACCTGGTGGAGTGGCAGCTGCGGGTCGCGGCGGGCGAGCGGCTGCCGTACGGGCAGGAGGACGTCCGGCTGACCGGGCACGCGATCGAGGCCCGTGTCTGCGCCGAGGACCCCGCACGCGGGTTCCTGCCGTCGGGCGGCACGGTGCTGCGACTGCACGAGCCGCAGGGCGACGGCGTCCGCACCGACTCCGGGCTCAGCGAGGGCACGGAGGTCGGCAGCCTCTACGACCCGATGCTGTCCAAGGTCATCGCCTACGGCCCGGACCGCGCGACCGCCCTCAGGAGACTCCGGGCGGCTCTCGCGGAGACGGTGACGCTGGGCGTGCAGACCAACGCGGGGTTCCTGCGGCGGCTGCTGGCCCATCCGGCGGTGGTCGCGGGCGAGTTGGACACCGGGCTGGTCGAGCGCGTGGTGGACGACCTGGTCTCCACCGACGTCCCGGAGGAGGTGTACGAGGCGGCGGCGGCCGTACGCCTCGAAGCGCTGCGCCCGCAGGAAGCCGGCTGGACCGACCCGTTCTCGGTGCCGAGCGGCTGGCGGCTGGGCGGCTTCGGCAAGCCCGTCGGATTCCATCTCCGGGTACAGGAACCCGTGGAGTACGCCCCGCGCGGCACCCACACCGTCACCGCCGGCCAGGTCACCGTCACCCTCGACGGCGTCCGCCGCACCTTCCACCACGCCGGCGACTGGATCGGCCGTGACGGCGACGCCTGGCACGTCCGCGACCACGACCCGGTGGCCGCGTCCCTCACCCGCTCCGCGCACGAGGGGGCCGACTCGCTCACCGCGCCCATGCCGGGCACCGTGACCGTCGTGAAGGTCGCCGTGGGGGACGAGGTCGCCGCGGGCCAGAGCCTGCTCGTCGTCGAGGCGATGAAGATGGAGCACGTCATCGCCGCCCCGCACGCCGGCACCGTCGCCGAGCTCGACGTCACACCGGGCACGACGGTCGCCATGGACCAGGTGCTGGCCGTGATCGCACCTCACGAGGAGGCGGCGAAGTGA
- a CDS encoding hydroxymethylglutaryl-CoA lyase — MTLPMTVPEAGLPARVRIHEVGARDGLQNEKSTVPTEVKAEFVRRLAGAGLTTIEATSFVHPKWVPQLADAEQLFPLVSDLAADLPVLVPNERGLDRALALGATRVAVFASATESFAKANLNRTVDEALAMFEPVVGRAKAAGVHVRGYLSMCFGDPWEGAVPVPQVVGVCRALLDMGCDELSLGDTIGVATPGHVRALLTELDVPVERLGVHFHDTYGQALANTYAALQHGVTTVDASAGGLGGCPYAKSATGNLATEDLVWMLQGLGIDTGVDLGTLVATSVWMAEHLGRPSPSRTVRALSHQE; from the coding sequence GTGACCCTGCCCATGACGGTCCCCGAAGCCGGCCTGCCCGCCCGGGTCCGTATTCACGAGGTCGGCGCCCGCGACGGCCTGCAGAACGAGAAGTCGACCGTGCCGACGGAGGTGAAGGCGGAGTTCGTGCGCCGCCTCGCCGGCGCGGGGCTCACCACGATCGAGGCGACGAGCTTCGTCCACCCGAAGTGGGTGCCCCAACTGGCCGACGCGGAGCAGCTGTTCCCGCTCGTCAGCGACCTGGCGGCCGACCTCCCCGTCCTCGTGCCGAACGAACGCGGCCTGGACCGCGCCCTCGCGCTGGGCGCCACCCGGGTGGCCGTCTTCGCGAGCGCCACCGAGTCCTTCGCCAAGGCCAACCTCAACCGCACGGTGGACGAGGCACTGGCGATGTTCGAACCGGTCGTCGGCCGAGCGAAGGCGGCGGGCGTGCACGTCCGCGGCTATCTGTCGATGTGCTTCGGCGACCCGTGGGAGGGCGCCGTCCCCGTCCCGCAGGTGGTCGGGGTCTGCCGCGCCCTGCTCGACATGGGCTGCGACGAACTCAGCCTCGGCGACACGATCGGGGTGGCGACACCGGGCCACGTACGCGCGCTGCTGACCGAACTCGACGTACCGGTCGAGAGGTTGGGCGTGCACTTCCACGACACGTACGGCCAGGCGCTCGCCAACACCTACGCGGCCCTCCAGCACGGCGTCACCACGGTGGACGCCTCGGCGGGCGGCCTCGGCGGCTGCCCGTACGCCAAGTCCGCCACCGGCAACCTCGCCACCGAAGACCTCGTGTGGATGCTTCAGGGCCTCGGCATCGACACCGGGGTCGACCTCGGCACTCTCGTCGCCACCAGCGTCTGGATGGCCGAACACCTGGGCCGACCCAGCCCGTCCCGCACCGTCCGCGCCCTCTCCCACCAGGAGTGA
- a CDS encoding acyl-CoA dehydrogenase family protein, with protein sequence MDHRLSPELEELRRTVEEFAHDVVAPKIGEYYEHHEFPYEIVREMGRMGLFGLPFPEEYGGMGGDYLALGLVLEELARVDSSVAITLEAGVSLGAMPLHLFGTEEQKREWLPRLCSGEILGAFGLTEPDGGSDAGATRTTARLDPDTDEWVINGTKCFITNSGTDITGLVTVTAVTGRKPDGKPLISSIIVPSGTPGFAVAAPYSKVGWNASDTRELSFSDVRVPAANLLGEQGRGYAQFLRILDEGRIAIAALATGLAQGCVDESVKYAKERVAFGRPIGANQAIQFKIADMEMKAHTARLAWRDAASRLVLGEPFKKEAALAKLYSSTIAVDNARDATQVHGGYGFMNEYPVARMWRDSKILEIGEGTSEVQRMLIARELGLTG encoded by the coding sequence ATGGACCACCGTCTCTCCCCCGAACTGGAAGAACTCCGCCGTACGGTCGAGGAGTTCGCGCATGACGTAGTGGCGCCGAAGATCGGCGAGTACTACGAACACCACGAGTTCCCGTACGAGATCGTCCGTGAGATGGGCCGCATGGGCCTGTTCGGCCTGCCGTTCCCCGAGGAGTACGGCGGCATGGGCGGCGACTATCTCGCCCTCGGCCTCGTGCTGGAGGAACTCGCGCGGGTCGACTCGTCGGTGGCCATCACCCTGGAGGCCGGCGTCTCCCTGGGCGCCATGCCCCTGCATCTCTTCGGCACCGAGGAGCAGAAGCGCGAGTGGCTGCCCCGGCTGTGCTCCGGGGAGATCCTGGGCGCCTTCGGACTGACCGAGCCGGACGGCGGCAGCGACGCCGGGGCGACCCGTACGACGGCCCGCCTGGACCCGGACACCGACGAGTGGGTCATCAACGGCACCAAGTGCTTCATCACCAACTCCGGCACCGACATCACGGGCCTGGTCACCGTCACCGCGGTCACCGGGCGCAAGCCGGACGGCAAGCCCCTGATCTCCTCGATCATCGTGCCGTCGGGCACGCCGGGCTTCGCGGTCGCGGCACCGTACTCGAAGGTCGGCTGGAACGCCTCCGACACCCGTGAGCTGTCCTTCTCGGACGTCCGGGTCCCGGCGGCGAACCTGCTGGGCGAACAGGGCCGCGGCTACGCCCAGTTCCTGCGCATCCTCGACGAGGGCCGGATCGCCATCGCGGCCCTCGCGACGGGGCTCGCGCAGGGCTGTGTGGACGAGTCGGTGAAGTACGCGAAGGAGCGGGTGGCCTTCGGGCGGCCCATCGGCGCCAACCAGGCCATCCAGTTCAAGATCGCCGACATGGAGATGAAGGCCCACACGGCCCGCCTCGCCTGGCGGGACGCGGCCTCGCGCCTGGTCCTGGGCGAGCCCTTCAAGAAGGAGGCGGCCCTCGCCAAGCTGTACTCGTCCACCATCGCCGTGGACAACGCCCGCGACGCCACCCAGGTCCACGGCGGCTACGGCTTCATGAACGAGTACCCGGTCGCCCGCATGTGGCGCGACTCCAAGATCCTGGAGATCGGCGAGGGCACGAGCGAGGTCCAGCGGATGCTGATCGCAAGGGAGTTGGGGCTGACGGGCTGA
- a CDS encoding ABC transporter substrate-binding protein → MSNARPVPFTRRGLLAAGGALGLGAALAACGDNDSDTSSGSDSSAPAKASGPWSFKDDRGTTVKLDKVPTKIVAFVGVAAALHDYGIEVKGVFGPTKTKDGKADVQAGDMDVSKLTVFGNVWDQFNVEEYAAFAPEVLITTIFDGAGTLWYVPAASASKIAKLAPSVGISVYDRQLTAPLQRVWELAESLGADMAAAQVTDAKKRFEAASQRLRAAAKAHPDIKVLAGSAAQDVFYVSGSNLSVDLEYFKALGVNFVEPSASVLKASGGWFENLSWENVDKYKADIIMMDDRTATIQPADITEATWKKLPAVKAGQVISRSPEPIPSYDKCVAMVENLAKAIETAKKVS, encoded by the coding sequence ATGTCGAACGCCCGCCCCGTCCCCTTCACCCGTCGCGGTCTCCTCGCCGCCGGCGGCGCGCTCGGACTCGGTGCCGCCCTGGCCGCGTGCGGCGACAACGACTCGGACACGAGCAGCGGTTCGGACTCGTCGGCGCCCGCCAAGGCCTCCGGCCCCTGGTCCTTCAAGGACGACCGCGGTACGACCGTGAAGCTCGACAAGGTCCCGACGAAGATCGTCGCCTTCGTCGGCGTCGCCGCCGCGCTCCACGACTACGGCATCGAGGTCAAGGGCGTCTTCGGACCCACCAAGACCAAGGACGGCAAGGCCGACGTCCAGGCCGGCGACATGGACGTCAGCAAGCTGACGGTCTTCGGCAACGTCTGGGACCAGTTCAACGTCGAGGAGTACGCGGCCTTCGCGCCCGAGGTCCTCATCACCACGATCTTCGACGGCGCCGGCACCCTCTGGTACGTCCCCGCCGCCTCCGCCTCCAAGATCGCCAAGCTGGCGCCGAGCGTCGGCATCTCCGTCTACGACCGCCAGCTCACGGCGCCTCTCCAGCGCGTGTGGGAGCTGGCCGAGTCCCTCGGCGCCGACATGGCGGCCGCCCAGGTCACCGACGCGAAGAAGCGGTTCGAGGCGGCGTCGCAGCGACTGCGGGCCGCCGCCAAGGCGCACCCCGACATCAAGGTGCTCGCCGGGTCCGCGGCACAGGACGTCTTCTACGTCTCCGGCTCCAACCTCTCCGTCGACCTGGAGTATTTCAAGGCCCTCGGCGTGAACTTCGTGGAGCCGTCGGCGTCGGTACTGAAGGCGAGCGGTGGCTGGTTCGAGAACCTGAGCTGGGAGAACGTCGACAAGTACAAGGCCGACATCATCATGATGGACGACCGTACGGCGACGATCCAGCCGGCCGACATCACCGAGGCGACCTGGAAGAAGCTGCCCGCCGTCAAGGCCGGCCAGGTCATCTCCCGCTCCCCCGAGCCGATCCCGTCGTACGACAAGTGCGTGGCGATGGTGGAGAACCTCGCGAAGGCGATCGAGACCGCGAAGAAGGTCAGCTAG
- a CDS encoding siderophore-interacting protein has protein sequence MTTAVAAPFRFFSLQVVRTRRLGPSLVRVSFTGEDLRHFFSDGHDQSLSLFLPAEGRTEPGVPVELGDGWWQAWRELPDEERAVMRSYTLRGLRRDPDEIDIDFVLHEPAGPASRWAARARTGDRVQLLGPAVADNRAIRFRPPEDTDLVLLWGDETALPAVSAILESLPAGQRARVWLEVHDAGDIQDLVTDADAEITWLVRERTGAEVSPSALGALRDAQLPPAARPYVWIAGESGCVKELRRHFVRELGVDRRRVTFVGYWRQGMTEEQLRAAG, from the coding sequence ATGACTACGGCCGTGGCCGCCCCGTTCCGTTTCTTTTCCCTCCAGGTCGTACGGACGAGGCGGCTCGGGCCGTCTCTCGTCCGGGTCAGTTTCACCGGAGAGGATCTCCGGCACTTCTTCTCCGACGGACACGACCAGTCCCTGTCCCTGTTCCTCCCCGCCGAGGGGCGGACCGAGCCCGGCGTTCCCGTCGAGCTCGGGGACGGCTGGTGGCAGGCCTGGCGGGAACTGCCGGACGAGGAGCGGGCGGTGATGCGGTCGTACACCCTGCGGGGTCTGCGACGCGATCCCGACGAGATCGACATCGACTTCGTGCTGCACGAGCCCGCTGGGCCCGCCTCCCGCTGGGCCGCGCGGGCCCGCACCGGGGACAGGGTCCAGCTGCTCGGGCCGGCGGTCGCCGACAACCGGGCGATCCGGTTCCGGCCGCCCGAGGACACCGATCTGGTGCTGCTGTGGGGAGACGAGACCGCGCTCCCCGCCGTCTCGGCGATCCTCGAATCGCTGCCCGCCGGACAGCGTGCCCGGGTCTGGCTGGAGGTGCACGACGCCGGGGACATCCAGGATCTGGTCACCGACGCCGACGCCGAGATCACCTGGCTCGTGAGGGAGCGGACCGGGGCCGAGGTGTCCCCGTCGGCACTCGGCGCCCTGCGCGATGCCCAACTCCCTCCCGCCGCGCGGCCGTACGTCTGGATCGCCGGTGAGTCCGGGTGCGTGAAGGAGCTGCGCCGGCACTTCGTGCGCGAGCTCGGGGTCGACCGGCGCCGGGTCACGTTCGTGGGCTACTGGCGTCAGGGGATGACCGAGGAGCAGCTGCGGGCGGCCGGGTAG
- the desA gene encoding lysine decarboxylase DesA, whose protein sequence is MRSHLLNDTTAESYRRSVTEGVERVAAKLATTTRPFTGVTVDDLTPRIDGIDLDKPLLDTAAVLDELEDVYLRDAVYFHHPRYLAHLNCPVVIPAVLGEAILSAVNSSLDTWDQSAGGTLIERKLIDWTTARIGLGPAADGVFTSGGTQSNLQALLLAREEAKTDTFAKLRIFASEVSHFSVQKSAKLLGLSQDSVVRIPVGHDKRMQTVALARELERCRRDGLVPMAVVATAGTTDFGSIDPLPEIAELCEQYGTWMHVDAAYGCGLLASNKYRHRIDGIERADSVTVDYHKSFFQPVSSSAVLVRDAATLRHATYHAEYLNPLRMVQERIPNQVDKSLQTTRRFDALKLWMTLRVMGADGVGQLFDEVCDLAAEGWNLLAADPRYDVVVEPSLSTLVFRYIPAAVTDPAEIDRANLYARKALFASGDAVVAGTKVQGRHYLKFTLLNPETTVEDMSVVLDLIAGHAEQYLGESLDRAS, encoded by the coding sequence ATGCGCTCGCACCTGCTCAATGACACGACCGCGGAGAGCTACCGCCGCTCCGTGACCGAAGGAGTCGAGCGGGTGGCGGCCAAACTCGCCACCACCACAAGGCCGTTCACCGGCGTCACCGTCGACGACCTCACCCCCCGCATCGACGGCATCGACCTCGACAAGCCCCTGCTGGACACCGCGGCGGTGCTCGACGAGCTGGAGGACGTGTACCTCCGCGACGCGGTCTACTTCCATCACCCCCGCTACCTCGCCCACCTCAACTGCCCGGTCGTCATCCCGGCCGTGCTCGGCGAGGCGATCCTCTCCGCTGTCAACTCCTCCCTGGACACCTGGGACCAGTCGGCAGGCGGCACACTCATCGAGCGCAAACTGATCGACTGGACGACCGCGCGCATCGGCCTGGGCCCCGCCGCCGACGGCGTGTTCACCTCGGGCGGCACGCAGTCCAACCTTCAGGCGCTGCTCCTGGCTCGCGAGGAGGCCAAGACCGACACCTTCGCCAAACTGCGCATCTTCGCCTCCGAGGTCAGCCACTTCAGCGTGCAGAAGTCCGCCAAGCTCCTCGGTCTGAGCCAGGACTCGGTGGTCCGTATCCCCGTCGGCCACGACAAGCGCATGCAGACCGTCGCCCTCGCCCGCGAGCTGGAGCGCTGCCGCCGCGACGGCCTGGTCCCGATGGCCGTCGTCGCCACCGCCGGCACCACCGACTTCGGCTCCATCGACCCGCTGCCCGAGATCGCCGAGCTGTGCGAGCAGTACGGCACCTGGATGCACGTGGACGCGGCCTACGGCTGCGGTCTGCTCGCCTCCAACAAGTACCGGCACCGCATCGACGGCATCGAGCGTGCCGACTCGGTCACCGTGGACTACCACAAGTCCTTCTTCCAGCCGGTGAGTTCGTCCGCGGTGCTGGTCCGCGACGCGGCCACGCTGCGGCACGCCACCTACCACGCGGAGTACCTCAACCCGCTCCGCATGGTGCAGGAACGGATCCCCAACCAGGTGGACAAGTCCCTCCAGACCACCCGCCGCTTCGACGCGCTGAAGCTGTGGATGACCCTGCGCGTGATGGGTGCCGACGGCGTCGGCCAGCTCTTCGACGAGGTCTGCGACCTGGCCGCCGAGGGCTGGAACCTGCTCGCCGCCGACCCGCGCTACGACGTGGTCGTCGAACCGAGTCTGTCCACCCTCGTCTTCCGCTACATCCCCGCCGCCGTCACCGACCCGGCCGAGATCGACCGCGCCAACCTGTACGCCCGCAAGGCCCTGTTCGCCTCCGGCGACGCGGTGGTCGCGGGCACGAAGGTCCAGGGCCGCCACTACCTGAAGTTCACCCTGCTCAACCCCGAGACGACGGTCGAGGACATGTCCGTCGTCCTCGACCTGATCGCCGGCCACGCCGAGCAGTACCTGGGAGAGTCCCTTGACCGCGCGTCCTGA